The following proteins are co-located in the Pan troglodytes isolate AG18354 chromosome 5, NHGRI_mPanTro3-v2.0_pri, whole genome shotgun sequence genome:
- the BTNL2 gene encoding butyrophilin-like protein 2 — MVDFPGYNLSGAVASFLFILLTMKQSEDFRVIGPAHPILARVGEDALLTCQLLPKRTTMHMEVRWYCSEPSTPVFVHRAGVEVTEMQMEEYRGQVEWIENGIAKGNVALKIHNIQPSDNGQYWCHFQDGNYCGETSLLLKVADLGSAPNIHMEGPGESGVQLVCTTRGWFPEPQVYWEDIQGEKLLAVSEHHIQDEDGLFYVEATLVVRNASAESVSCLVHNPVLTEEKGSVISLPEKLQTELGKYEVVAHTCGGSLCPPQQREGSYHETM; from the exons ATGGTGGATTTTCCAGGGTACAATCTGTCTGGTGCAGTCGCCTCCTTCCTATTCATCCTGCTGACAATGAAGCAGTCAG AAGACTTTAGAGTCATTGGCCCTGCTCATCCTATCCTGGCCAGGGTTGGGGAAGATGCCCTGTTAACCTGCCAGCTACTCCCCAAGAGGACCACAATGCACATGGAGGTGAGGTGGTACTGCTCAGAGCCCAGCACCCCTGTGTTTGTGCACAGGGCTGGAGTGGAGGTGACTGAGATGCAGATGGAGGAGTACAGAGGCCAAGTAGAGTGGATAGAGAATGGCATTGCAAAGGGAAATGTGGCACTGAAGATACACAACATCCAGCCCTCCGACAATGGACAATACTGGTGCCATTTCCAGGATGGGAACTACTGTGGAGAAACAAGCTTGCTGCTCAAAGTAGCAG ATCTGGGGTCTGCCCCTAACATCCACATGGAGGGACCTGGGGAGAGTGGAGTCCAGCTTGTGTGCACTACAAGGGGCTGGTTCCCAGAGCCCCAGGTGTATTGGGAAGACATCCAGGGGGAGAAGCTGCTGGCCGTGTCTGAGCATCACATCCAAGATGAAGATGGCCTGTTCTATGTGGAAGCCACCCTGGTGGTCAGGAACGCCTCTGCAGAGTCAGTGTCCTGCTTGGTCCACAACCCCGTCCTCACTGAGGAGAAGGGGTCGGTCATCAGCCTCCCAG agaaACTCCAGACTGAGCTGGGTAAGTACgaggtggtggcacacacctgtggagGGAGCCTCTGCCCTCCCCAGCAGAGGGAGGGGAGCTACCACGAGACCATGTGA